The Montipora foliosa isolate CH-2021 chromosome 10, ASM3666993v2, whole genome shotgun sequence genomic sequence agaaatttgaaaaaaaaaacccataaaaagaaagcaaaaaaaagaacaagaacagAGTGGCCCTTTGTACAATTCTTCCAGTCACATGTCTGGAGACGCAAAAATTTCCTTTCAATGTGTATGGTTAGTGGCCAACTTGAAAGCAGTTGCTACTTTCGTCACCACACACATTCAATATAGTGCTGTATTACATTGTAGGCAGAAAATTTGTCAAAACATGTTGCACTCCTATATTGGCATTTCCTGTCTTTGTTGCATTTAGTTACGTTCAAGTTTTTTACCAATACCTTCACCTTTTACAAGTACGTTGcttaattttgattttaaatgAAATTCATATTATTGATGTTCTGAAGCAAACTGAGTATGAGTAATACAGACTGTCTTCAAAAACCTTAACATAATAATTTGTCACCAATGAAGATTCCCACCATCACAGCAAAAAGCATGTGGACTTGCTTTGAAACTGGTAGTGAAGTGAACTAAGGGATCATATACCTTATTATTACTGTTGACCTCAAACAAGAATAAACTCACCAACTGATTCAAAATTCCAGGAAGCAACTCTGTAATagctaaaagaaataaaattgataAACTGAGCTTCAACGAAATCTTTACGGTTATAGAaacaatatatttatttatcaacACTGTGATCTTATTGACAATGCCATCAATCAGTCTTCATTCCAGATTTGTTTTTCTACGAAAAAATGTGTCCGATTTACATGATTTTTTCTCTTATTAGAAGTTTCACAATGATATTTTTCCTATACTTACATTTGGTTTCAGCTTGGCCTACCACGGCAAAAGTATTTGCCCCCAATGAAGCTTGAActagaaaaacaaaatagttcacattCAGTTGAGACTCAATGCATGCAACCCTAGATAAAGCAACAATGAACTTCCTTACTCATTCCTCAGTCAACacaaccattattattattattattattattattattcaaatgtAACAATAATTGACAGCCTTGATTAATATGTGTAAGTCATTGCCTTTTGAGAATACTGAGACTGAAATTGTGTTCTTTGGTGTTGAGATCCCAAGAGAAGATTTTATGCTTACTGTTTCCTTGTGATGAGGAGAAGTGttactctattattattatgtatttgcTGTAGAatgtaaaaactgaaaaatcaggCAGGATTGATAGAGGACGAGAATATTGCAATGATTTGAAAATTCCCTAGCCTGCGAACACAGATGAACACTGTACTTCTGGCAGTTGTTTCTCTCCTAGATTTGCCAGCCAGGCCTCTATTTCTACACTCAAGGAATAATTTTGTTGTGTTgtaaaaactgaaaacttgaaacaacaaaattaataaaatagatTATAAACTGCACATCCTCTCCACATAAAGAAAGATAAGATATTATTTTTCTTGGAATTTTCAGGAGTGATTTTCAACAGAATGTGATTTAAAAGACTATTTTTAGAAATGGAAACCTTCCACAGAGGTACCTAGCGGAACTACTTTTGACACTGCAGTATATTGTTGATTCTTCCAAAACTAGAAATTCCACGAGGGATGGGAGATGACTTTGCCTTTTACAATCTGGGCTTTTGTGATACCCTGACTACACTACTCCCTATTGACAGGAACACACCCATGTATCTTTTGCCTACCCTTTGGATTGGTGAAATGAATAACCGTGCCATCATCTTTGATCATGTTTACCTGAAAACCAAAATTTCGCAAATGAAACTTCAAGGCAACAAACTCTGATAAGATAAAACAATATGGACTGACAATGCTAGGTAAGAAATACAAACTGTAGGCAAATTAAACCTTAATGTTCTCTGTGAAGTTAAGTGAGAGAAATGCCACCAGGTTAATATAAATGCTTTAAATTTACTGTACAGTAAAGCGATGTTCTCCATAATTAAATCTAGATAATTCTATCATCTTAAGTTTATCAAGTAAAGAAATTAACTGTTACCTCCTCAATTCCAGGAATATTGTTCACAGAAAGTTTCTTTAGAACATTCTGAAGTTTCTTGTCATCTGTGGTGGCTGTTCTGTGCACAACCTTCTTTTTTCTCCTGGGCGTACCCTGCAATAAGGATTattgtttaaagttattttattctgtctaacgccacaggattttactcgtcaatgggaaacccccaAGAGTCGATGGGTTAaacactcactgaaaaactatgttccATTAAAACTCTTTCACCCCCAAACCGGCCATACtgtatttacccatgtataagtcgaccttttaccGCCTCGACTTATACAGGGGTCAAAGATTTAGAGCCACATGGCTTGGAAGACGTgcttttaccacaattgctagcaatctcgcaatctgattcgCCAATGTGCCGTTGTTGATaaagtggtcaaaatttgttgcggACTCACTCAGCTGTGCCTAATGATGACGGATATCGTTGccaataagagtacagacaacactgaaAGACTTTCGATTTGTGACCTTTCAcgcgaaaagggggcttatggATTTAATGGTGACCATGGCTCATGATTTTTTTGAGATTTCACGGGATGTTCACTATTGCTCCAATTCTTTTCACCACGCTCAGTAAAAAAGTTCACGGAGTGAAATCAAAGACCGTGAAATTAATGAAGTCATGTTGTGAACTCCCTTATGTTCACACCATGAAATCATTTCGCTTTGCAGCCGGACACGAGAGAGCCGCGGAAATTATCTTGCTACGCCATCCAGAATAACAGGAAAATCTTGTGGTCCAGTTTTGCAATTAAAATTGCGGTAAACAAGGATAAACAATGTTTTGCTTCGGAAATTGAATAATTGTATTTATGTCTTCTCTTGCGTGAAAAGGTTTAACTTTTTATAGGGTGCTGTTTCattatttttggcaaaatctAAGTTGGTACgattattttgctttgttgatGGCACAACGATCTCTATGATTTGGATGAAAATGATGACTGCCATGAATTATGCTACAGAGCAAAGcagtttatttattacaatttctCCTATAGTATAAACATAATCAAATCACGGAAAAAATCAGTGTAGGAGCAGAGGGAAGCATCCAAAAACGCACTAGACACCAAACGAGGGATGCTCCCCAATTCTCCATAATCAACGATTTGGTCAAAAATACAGAATGAAATCGACATCTCCCGAAGTGGATCATAAATCCCCTTCTGCGGTGAattaacaatacaatacatacttaattgactgctccccataggggcttttcagggccaatgaaacaatcaacgaaacaacagaacacaacaacaacaactgttaagaatcccaactgtcCAGATgcaaccagggactaccaggaacaaattcagcgagtggtcagagcgggtcttgaacccgggatctcctgatctcaaggcaagcgccctaaccactgggccacactgcctccaaacCGGCCTCAGCTAATTTATGGGAACATTTTATGGGAACATTTCTGCCACTGTCAGCCTATATCCTTGATTTTCAAGTTCTGCTCAAGCTTATTCGGTTTAAAAATAGCACAAGAAAGATAGTTGTCTCTGGTTACTGTACAGTGCATGACAAGTTTGATGTTCACGGAATTCTGTTCATGCAAATGAAAGGCAAACATTTCGTGCAAAGAGTACAAAGCCTAAAAAGATGTGTCATGTCTGTGCAAAATGAGATATTCCTTGAAAACTCAGTTGatcagttaattttttaataatgAAAGTTAAATCACAATAAGTATGTCAGTGAttctgttttcattcaaaaggGTACTAAACAAtaacataaagaaaaaaaccGACTAGAGGTAGAATAATCTTTTGCTAGACATAATCAAAGCTTGCAGTCCAGCTGGAGAATCATCCTTactaataaaacaaacaaaacccaAAGGTAACCTAAAAGGTCAATTGAATTTTTCCCTTCATCAGGTTAAaggcattttaaaaatatatctgctGGCCTGTTTTCAGCTTGGTAGCATGCTTtcgtttgaaaataaagtagctTGAATTTGCAATGTTGTCACAGTACGTGACATCTGCACTGCCTAAGGAACTTGTCACCTATCCAAAAATATTGGCTCGCGTTGTGTTTTCGAGTGTAaccaattcttggttttcaagtgatgtcatcaaaattaaaaagataagAAATTATCTATCCTTTTGAGAGTAAAGTTTacttagttattagaacagctgaagacttatcttttcacaaattttcagtttgatagggtttttgtggtagtgcactgtaagtgcactacacactatgtcacccagagcttgaaattaacttttttgctcgGGTGCCAGCTGgtgacaaatgagaaaaatttggTCACCAGATCATACATTTTGATCGCCAACTTACTTATTGACTTACATGAGAACACgattttaaatgttactttgcatgcaaggaaagtcataattataaaatagaaagaaaaaaacagcaaGAGAAAGACCTCGAAAGCCACTGTTGTTTTCGGCTTTTGCCTCAGtagtttggtgatggtgttcttCATGGTTATTGGAAAGGTAGCGAAGCACACAAGGTTTTAAGTCAGTGTTTTCCATGgcaaggcaaacatgggtcctcTATCCtcttgcttttcacctcttcaCAACATAGTTTCTTTACTCTCCTACCTATATCGCGAGTAAACGCAAACTACAATTTCTCGGCCTAGGCCCCCACACAACCACAATGCTCGTACCAGTCTTCGACCAATATAAAATACATGGAGCGCCTAGCACGGTTTCAGTAGCCtctagaatcagaggaacttgTTTTCTTAATGTACTTTTCTACCGATACTCATCTCCGTTTATTAATAACCTTGTGTAGCAAATTTTGCAGGTGTCAGCTTTCTAACAGAGAGGACAAGTTTTCCAACCTACTTTACGTTAAGGGTACAagttgctttttgaaggttccatacaaatttcaaactcattatgcGATCTCCAAGTTCATTATCAATATAGTATCAATACCAAGCTTATTCCGAGGAGGTCCTTCGGTAATCtacgttttcagcattcacaacTGATGATAGAGTTAAATTTTTAATTAACCTTCTGGCAGAATCTTCGTCTTCCGTCCACGAAAACTCACCTAACTGGCAAGAAGCACATGGTGTTTAAGTGTGCCCATGAAgtcatgattcatttcatacagtGTTCAACACCAACGCTTGCCTGGTTGCCTGGGGCAAGCGAAATATATCCgtgggcaagtaaaacaactctaagaCTTGCCCGATGGGGCAATCACAATTTTTgttcagagttaactgaatagagggtaatgtgaagtgctagatttctatcccatatgaaccatgtgagcgttagccctactgatggaaatgggcccacacaaggacagagaaaaactctgaccagggtgagaattgaagccatgaccttcgggtta encodes the following:
- the LOC137974386 gene encoding transcription factor BTF3 homolog 4-like codes for the protein MNQEKLAKLRNQVRIGGKGTPRRKKKVVHRTATTDDKKLQNVLKKLSVNNIPGIEEVNMIKDDGTVIHFTNPKVQASLGANTFAVVGQAETKSITELLPGILNQLGTDSLSSLRSLAERFPAPDVSHVPTGSVGEDIDDDDVPELVENFDEPSKAEGL